The following coding sequences lie in one Alicyclobacillus curvatus genomic window:
- a CDS encoding TniQ family protein, which produces MLKLLLNRPTPHQGESMFSFLLRIAQANEISLVSLLNFHRRNASYIQRADLKLLDINPASVTDMWKICEMTGRSEDRLLQLTMVRGLSILAHNDNLARTRFMSGAVRDTVHYCPLCIRQDPVFQLIWRFEGLNVCIKHAKCLRTACACCGEAIKYCDVETVGLCPYCKSPMGDGIPGDNPENKTEIAQQTWLYRVWDELMSTETEVNIEPQKVAMKLLYISSGFSHTFDRNGVSGTLNRSTLQALLQQARGSLHQLRTLHITFLLNFLYAHESSFSTFVELEVPDEFVRSVISEARPLVERLSCRAPWCAGYENPGTLVKTGTTVKKMSSGARLLYYTFCTTCGCEYAITEEGAMQERTYFISFFEHRSLEHSTDGMNKRHVTGYTTDKINRCNAYFSTRTQHLTFSCQGVTIVPLVLDKVISAIKAGARLKAIAKWSMWRTQNEFLAYRFHISTMRTLHDVCRPRIHTHAVKTGPQEVQAVLNALLEKNLDITLGTICRIIGVCPETIRAWGCNADVAQAKEQQRRQRTENRIEEIYRLVEVYFQQHDMRIVKASELYRYLGQSRTLIWRMDPQITANIDFQIRSHNRLVM; this is translated from the coding sequence TTGTTGAAATTATTGCTTAACAGACCAACTCCGCATCAAGGAGAGTCGATGTTCAGTTTCTTGCTACGCATTGCGCAAGCAAATGAGATTTCGCTAGTCTCTCTACTCAATTTTCATCGGCGTAATGCAAGTTACATTCAACGGGCCGACCTCAAACTCCTCGATATTAACCCGGCCAGTGTAACTGATATGTGGAAAATCTGCGAAATGACAGGACGCAGTGAAGACCGATTGCTGCAACTGACCATGGTCAGGGGCTTGAGCATCTTGGCCCACAACGATAACCTTGCAAGAACCCGCTTCATGTCAGGTGCGGTCAGAGATACCGTTCACTATTGCCCCCTATGCATTCGCCAAGATCCAGTATTTCAACTGATTTGGCGATTTGAAGGATTGAATGTTTGCATCAAACACGCCAAGTGCTTACGAACAGCATGCGCTTGTTGTGGCGAGGCGATCAAATATTGTGATGTGGAGACTGTAGGCCTATGTCCCTACTGTAAGTCACCTATGGGTGACGGAATTCCGGGAGATAACCCGGAAAATAAGACTGAAATTGCTCAACAGACATGGCTGTATCGCGTTTGGGATGAGCTAATGTCTACCGAAACAGAAGTCAACATCGAACCACAAAAAGTGGCAATGAAACTGCTGTACATATCAAGCGGTTTTTCCCATACGTTTGACAGGAATGGGGTTTCCGGCACTCTGAATCGCTCAACGTTACAGGCGTTGCTTCAGCAGGCACGAGGGTCCTTGCACCAACTAAGAACTTTGCACATAACGTTTCTATTGAACTTTCTCTATGCACACGAATCGTCATTCTCAACCTTTGTCGAATTGGAGGTTCCAGATGAATTTGTTCGCAGTGTTATTTCAGAAGCCAGACCATTGGTAGAGCGATTGTCCTGTCGTGCTCCCTGGTGTGCTGGGTATGAGAACCCTGGGACATTGGTTAAGACGGGCACCACGGTGAAAAAGATGTCGTCGGGTGCAAGACTACTCTATTACACGTTTTGCACGACGTGTGGCTGTGAGTATGCAATAACGGAGGAAGGGGCCATGCAAGAGAGGACATATTTTATTTCATTTTTCGAACATAGATCTCTTGAACATTCCACTGATGGCATGAATAAGAGACACGTCACGGGATACACCACCGACAAAATAAATCGATGCAACGCCTATTTTTCTACTCGTACTCAACACCTTACTTTCTCGTGTCAAGGAGTGACCATCGTTCCATTGGTGCTTGACAAAGTCATCTCCGCCATCAAAGCCGGAGCGAGACTCAAGGCCATCGCAAAATGGAGCATGTGGCGTACTCAGAATGAATTTTTGGCCTATCGGTTTCATATTTCTACCATGCGAACACTTCATGATGTATGCAGACCACGGATACACACACATGCGGTCAAAACTGGTCCGCAAGAGGTTCAGGCGGTACTTAATGCTCTTTTGGAAAAGAATCTGGACATCACTTTGGGAACCATTTGTAGAATCATCGGAGTATGCCCAGAAACTATTCGAGCATGGGGATGCAATGCCGATGTTGCTCAGGCGAAAGAACAGCAAAGGCGTCAACGCACAGAAAATAGAATTGAGGAGATCTATCGACTCGTTGAAGTGTACTTTCAACAACACGACATGAGAATCGTGAAAGCATCTGAACTATATAGGTATTTGGGACAAAGCAGAACTCTAATCTGGAGGATGGATCCGCAAATAACAGCTAACATCGATTTCCAGATAAGGAGTCACAATAGACTTGTGATGTGA
- a CDS encoding TniB family NTP-binding protein produces the protein MDQQFEKLNGVPAPLVEVKRRKEHTKKIIVKYNDYRTLQETISNYHEMSKGTVLNDGIFISGETGMGKTTLLREYVKNHPPEVLDDRTRVPVLYVTVPVGSSIKALTSKILEGFGDPLFDKGTELNMLSRIYRYIDVCEVELIIFDEFQHLIDSDTQHVLNKVSNWMKTFIETIERPVILCGMPESVDVFAHNPQLDRRFCHRFPLTGFQFDTRESQREFRSFLKNIDGKLPFVERANLADPEFSSRLFYASLGVPFYIMKILEEATEYAARSGMDQLTMDCFSRAFDTIRRSRRPCVTNPFCDNFNLVEAFDRESKESKNLLSKTKKKRKT, from the coding sequence ATGGACCAGCAATTCGAAAAGCTGAACGGGGTGCCGGCACCTTTAGTGGAAGTGAAACGCCGCAAGGAGCATACCAAGAAAATCATCGTCAAGTACAATGACTATCGGACTCTGCAGGAGACAATATCTAACTACCATGAAATGTCCAAAGGAACAGTTCTCAACGATGGCATATTCATTTCTGGTGAAACAGGAATGGGCAAAACTACTCTTCTTAGGGAGTATGTAAAAAACCATCCCCCAGAGGTACTTGACGACAGAACAAGAGTACCTGTGCTCTATGTTACTGTACCGGTTGGTAGCTCAATCAAAGCCCTAACCTCCAAAATTTTAGAGGGGTTTGGCGACCCATTATTCGACAAAGGAACAGAACTGAACATGCTGTCCAGGATATATCGGTACATCGACGTCTGTGAAGTCGAATTGATCATTTTCGATGAATTCCAACACCTGATTGACAGCGATACCCAACACGTTCTCAACAAAGTTTCGAATTGGATGAAAACATTCATCGAAACAATTGAGCGCCCTGTCATCCTGTGCGGCATGCCCGAATCTGTAGATGTTTTTGCACACAACCCGCAACTTGATCGACGTTTTTGTCATCGCTTCCCATTGACTGGTTTCCAATTTGATACTAGAGAAAGCCAGCGGGAGTTTCGTTCTTTTCTGAAGAACATTGATGGCAAACTTCCCTTTGTAGAACGTGCAAATCTCGCAGACCCGGAATTTTCATCACGCTTATTCTACGCGTCCCTCGGTGTACCGTTCTATATTATGAAAATCCTTGAAGAAGCCACTGAATATGCGGCTCGTTCCGGGATGGATCAACTCACCATGGACTGCTTTTCGCGGGCTTTTGATACCATAAGACGCTCCAGACGCCCGTGTGTGACAAACCCATTTTGCGATAATTTCAACCTGGTAGAAGCGTTTGATAGAGAATCCAAGGAAAGTAAAAATCTCCTCTCGAAAACAAAGAAAAAACGGAAAACATGA